A window from Pseudomonas kribbensis encodes these proteins:
- a CDS encoding DUF4174 domain-containing protein: MLIRSLTLTLLLAIAGPLFAGDNDSPLDVDKGNYRPLIVIASSTVDPVWVSLKKSLEDPANKQGIADRKLKVYTILNMAGQLDGKDLGQQDTMALLRSLKLGAGAYPKVFLMGKDGETKLSAAGEEAKSVDLKKVFDTIDALPAAEKELVAAPPPPAATEAAPAKGTKNGKPAKPAKPAKPPEMPDD, translated from the coding sequence ATGCTCATCAGGTCATTGACCCTGACACTCTTGCTGGCGATTGCCGGCCCCTTGTTCGCCGGGGACAACGATTCCCCTCTGGATGTCGACAAAGGCAATTACCGCCCCTTGATCGTCATCGCCAGCAGTACGGTCGACCCGGTCTGGGTGAGCCTGAAAAAGTCCCTTGAGGACCCGGCCAACAAGCAGGGGATCGCCGACCGCAAGCTCAAGGTCTACACCATCCTCAATATGGCCGGGCAGCTCGACGGCAAGGATCTTGGCCAACAGGACACCATGGCGTTGCTGCGCTCGCTGAAGCTGGGTGCCGGGGCCTATCCGAAAGTCTTTCTGATGGGCAAGGACGGGGAAACCAAACTGTCGGCCGCCGGGGAGGAGGCGAAGTCGGTGGACCTGAAGAAAGTCTTCGACACCATCGATGCATTGCCGGCCGCCGAGAAGGAACTGGTAGCCGCGCCTCCACCTCCAGCGGCCACCGAGGCGGCACCGGCCAAGGGAACGAAGAACGGCAAACCGGCAAAACCTGCGAAACCCGCCAAGCCGCCGGAAATGCCGGATGATTGA
- a CDS encoding sulfite exporter TauE/SafE family protein gives MELANFGLVIAGLVVGFIVGMTGVGGGSLMTPILLWFGINPATAVGTDLLYAAITKSSGVLVHRKNKNIDWAITGWLTLGSVPAVAMTLWFLSTLHTAPDAMNAIIKQALGYVLFATAMAILFKKRLLEFAHKRAGGNYNPSGTRLNIMTVITGLILGTMVALTSIGAGALGTVALFILYPLLPTRRLVGTEIAHAVPLTLVAGLGHASMGNMDWGVLGFLLVGSLPGIWLGSHLTGRVSDELLRPCLATMLVLIGYKLAF, from the coding sequence ATGGAATTGGCAAATTTCGGCCTGGTGATTGCCGGGCTGGTGGTGGGCTTTATCGTCGGCATGACCGGTGTCGGCGGCGGTTCGTTGATGACGCCGATCCTGCTGTGGTTCGGCATCAACCCGGCCACGGCGGTGGGCACTGACCTGCTGTACGCCGCCATCACCAAATCCAGCGGCGTGCTGGTGCACAGGAAGAACAAGAACATCGATTGGGCCATCACCGGCTGGCTGACCCTGGGCAGTGTCCCGGCGGTGGCGATGACCTTGTGGTTCCTCAGTACCCTGCACACCGCACCGGATGCGATGAACGCCATCATCAAGCAGGCGCTGGGCTACGTGCTGTTCGCCACGGCAATGGCGATTCTGTTCAAGAAGCGCCTGCTGGAATTCGCCCACAAACGCGCCGGTGGCAACTACAACCCCAGCGGCACTCGCTTGAATATCATGACGGTGATCACCGGCCTGATCCTCGGCACCATGGTCGCCCTGACCTCCATCGGCGCCGGCGCCCTCGGCACCGTCGCGCTGTTCATCCTCTATCCGCTGCTGCCGACCCGCCGTCTGGTCGGCACCGAAATCGCCCACGCCGTACCGCTGACCCTGGTCGCCGGCCTCGGCCACGCGAGCATGGGCAACATGGACTGGGGCGTGCTGGGCTTCCTGCTGGTGGGTTCGTTGCCAGGCATCTGGCTCGGCAGCCACCTGACCGGTCGGGTCTCCGATGAACTGCTGCGTCCGTGCCTGGCGACGATGCTGGTGTTGATCGGTTACAAACTGGCGTTCTGA
- a CDS encoding MFS transporter, with protein MTDPASAEFTRLERATRTDKLPYAALLAFAMTGFIAILTETLPAGLLPQIGAGLNVSEVLAGQLVTLYALGSIVAAIPLTVATRGWGRKRVLLMTVGGFLLFNTVTTFSTHYGVTLASRFLAGMAAGLSWGIMAGYARGIVPVHQQGRALAIAMLGTPVALSLGTPAGTWLGNVIGWRASFGIMSALALVLAAWIVIAVPDRPGQARAERLPLMQSLRLPGVRPVLFVVLTWMLGHNILYTYIAPFLMQAGLAERVDLVLLVFGLCSLLGIWIIGLLVDRWLRGLALISLAVFAVTALVLALAAPSPWLIYACMAVWGLSFGGSATLLLTAAADSAGDHVDVVQAMLTTSWNVAIAGGGLFGGLLLDRAGAMSFPWALLILSLIALATVWINSTHSFKPGRRQH; from the coding sequence ATGACCGACCCCGCAAGCGCCGAATTCACCCGCCTGGAACGTGCCACCCGCACGGACAAACTGCCCTACGCCGCGTTGCTGGCGTTTGCCATGACCGGCTTCATCGCCATCCTCACCGAAACCCTGCCGGCCGGTCTGTTGCCGCAGATCGGGGCGGGCTTGAACGTCAGCGAAGTGCTGGCCGGGCAACTGGTGACGCTGTATGCACTGGGCTCGATTGTCGCGGCGATTCCGCTGACGGTCGCCACCCGTGGCTGGGGGCGCAAGCGGGTGCTGCTGATGACGGTCGGCGGGTTTCTGCTGTTCAACACCGTCACCACGTTTTCCACTCATTACGGCGTGACCCTGGCGTCGCGGTTCCTGGCCGGGATGGCGGCGGGGCTTTCCTGGGGAATCATGGCCGGATACGCCCGGGGCATCGTGCCGGTGCATCAGCAGGGCCGGGCGCTGGCGATTGCCATGCTCGGCACCCCGGTGGCGTTGTCGCTGGGAACGCCGGCCGGCACCTGGCTGGGCAATGTGATCGGCTGGCGCGCCTCGTTCGGGATCATGTCGGCACTGGCGTTGGTGTTGGCGGCGTGGATCGTCATCGCCGTGCCGGATCGTCCGGGCCAAGCCCGCGCCGAACGTTTGCCGCTGATGCAATCGCTGCGCTTGCCCGGCGTGCGCCCGGTACTGTTCGTGGTGCTGACCTGGATGCTCGGCCACAACATTCTCTACACCTATATCGCCCCGTTCCTGATGCAGGCCGGCCTCGCCGAGCGGGTCGATCTGGTGCTGCTGGTGTTCGGTCTGTGTTCGCTGCTGGGGATCTGGATCATCGGCCTGCTGGTGGATCGCTGGCTGCGCGGACTGGCTCTGATCAGCCTCGCGGTGTTTGCCGTGACCGCATTGGTGCTGGCGCTGGCCGCACCGTCGCCGTGGCTGATTTATGCCTGCATGGCGGTGTGGGGATTGTCGTTCGGCGGCTCGGCGACGTTGCTGCTTACCGCTGCTGCGGACTCTGCCGGTGACCATGTCGATGTGGTGCAGGCGATGCTCACCACTTCGTGGAACGTGGCGATTGCCGGCGGCGGACTGTTTGGCGGGTTGCTGCTGGACCGGGCGGGGGCGATGTCGTTTCCGTGGGCGCTGTTGATTTTGTCGCTGATCGCGCTGGCCACGGTGTGGATCAATTCCACCCACAGTTTCAAACCTGGCCGGCGGCAGCACTGA
- a CDS encoding glutathione S-transferase N-terminal domain-containing protein: MYQLYGHRNSGAAAIEAALELCQIAYRFIDTEASAEAAQELARLNPLKQIPTLQLPDGSALTESAAILIHLGLSFPKSGLLPVEVADRDQAIRGLVYIVSNCYGAIGVIDYPERWLVMPDEASRQNLIAGARERLHWMWEVFADQFSAELYLDDETPGALDVLAAVVTRWAGTREHLRQARPGFYAWLQRIDRHPVLAPVFARHWPG; this comes from the coding sequence ATGTATCAACTTTACGGCCACAGGAATTCAGGGGCAGCGGCCATCGAGGCAGCGCTCGAACTGTGCCAGATCGCTTATCGCTTCATCGATACCGAAGCCAGCGCCGAAGCGGCGCAGGAACTGGCCAGGCTTAATCCGCTCAAGCAGATTCCGACCCTGCAATTGCCCGATGGCAGCGCACTCACCGAAAGCGCGGCGATCCTGATTCACTTGGGGCTGAGTTTTCCCAAGTCAGGCCTGCTGCCGGTCGAAGTTGCCGACCGTGACCAGGCCATTCGCGGACTGGTGTATATCGTCAGCAATTGCTACGGGGCCATCGGCGTCATCGACTACCCCGAGCGCTGGCTGGTGATGCCGGACGAGGCGTCACGGCAGAACCTGATAGCCGGCGCCCGGGAGCGATTGCACTGGATGTGGGAAGTGTTCGCCGACCAGTTTTCCGCCGAGCTGTACCTGGACGATGAAACACCGGGCGCGCTGGATGTCTTGGCGGCAGTGGTGACGCGCTGGGCCGGCACCCGCGAACACCTGCGTCAGGCCCGGCCGGGGTTTTATGCTTGGCTGCAACGCATCGACCGGCACCCGGTGCTGGCGCCGGTCTTTGCAAGGCACTGGCCCGGTTGA
- a CDS encoding DUF1810 domain-containing protein: protein MRSTDQDDPFNLQRFVLAQDPVFERVQRELGEGRKRSHWMWFVFPQFAGLGGSEMSRRFAISSAGEARAYLAHELLGARLRTCAHLVLNVPQRSIAEIFGHPDDLKFHSSMTLFAQFADDDSLWHQALERYFHGIQDEWTLQLLDSKQAQLPPDQG from the coding sequence ATGAGAAGCACTGATCAGGACGATCCATTCAATCTGCAACGTTTCGTGCTCGCCCAGGACCCGGTGTTCGAACGGGTCCAGCGCGAGCTCGGCGAGGGCCGCAAGCGCAGCCACTGGATGTGGTTTGTGTTCCCGCAGTTCGCCGGGCTCGGCGGCAGCGAGATGTCCCGGCGCTTCGCCATCAGCTCCGCCGGTGAAGCCCGGGCCTATCTGGCCCATGAGCTGCTCGGCGCCCGGCTGCGCACCTGCGCGCATCTTGTGCTCAATGTGCCGCAGCGTTCGATTGCCGAAATTTTCGGCCACCCGGACGACCTGAAATTCCACTCATCGATGACCCTGTTCGCCCAGTTCGCTGACGACGACAGCCTCTGGCATCAAGCGCTGGAGCGTTATTTCCACGGCATTCAGGACGAATGGACCCTGCAACTGCTGGACTCAAAACAGGCCCAGTTGCCCCCCGATCAGGGTTGA
- a CDS encoding aldo/keto reductase has translation MRTLELAGVQVPVIGQGTWRMGEDRSAHKREVAALRSGIELGMTLIDTAEMYAEGGAESVVGEAIAGLRDQVFLVSKVYPHNASRKGIPQACERSLRRLDTDYIDLYLLHWRGQYPLEETVEAFERLREDGKIGRWGVSNFDVDDLEELSSSACATNQVLYNLEERGIEFDLLPWCQQQRMPLMAYCPIGQGGAMLAEPVLKQIAARHDVTPAQVSLAWILRQDGVIAIPKAVRPEHVQLNAQAAQLQLDAGDLAALDQAFHAPQRKQRLAMV, from the coding sequence ATGCGTACCCTCGAACTGGCTGGCGTGCAGGTTCCGGTGATTGGCCAGGGCACCTGGCGCATGGGCGAAGACCGCTCGGCGCACAAGCGTGAAGTGGCGGCCCTGCGCAGCGGCATCGAGCTGGGCATGACCCTGATCGACACCGCCGAAATGTACGCCGAGGGCGGTGCCGAAAGCGTAGTCGGTGAAGCCATCGCCGGCCTGCGCGATCAAGTGTTCCTGGTGAGCAAAGTCTACCCGCACAACGCCAGCCGCAAAGGCATACCCCAGGCTTGCGAACGCAGCCTGCGCCGGCTCGACACCGATTACATCGACCTCTATCTGCTGCATTGGCGCGGCCAGTATCCGCTGGAAGAAACCGTCGAGGCCTTCGAGCGCCTGCGCGAGGACGGCAAGATCGGTCGCTGGGGCGTGTCGAACTTCGACGTGGACGACCTCGAAGAACTGTCTTCATCGGCCTGTGCGACCAATCAGGTACTGTACAACCTGGAAGAGCGCGGCATCGAATTCGACCTGTTGCCATGGTGCCAGCAACAGCGCATGCCGCTGATGGCGTACTGCCCGATCGGCCAGGGCGGCGCGATGCTCGCCGAGCCGGTGCTGAAACAGATTGCCGCTCGTCACGACGTGACCCCGGCACAGGTTTCGCTGGCGTGGATTCTGCGTCAGGATGGGGTGATTGCGATTCCCAAGGCCGTGCGCCCGGAACACGTGCAGCTCAATGCACAAGCGGCGCAGCTGCAACTCGATGCCGGGGATCTGGCGGCGCTGGACCAGGCGTTTCACGCGCCACAACGCAAGCAGCGGCTGGCCATGGTCTGA
- a CDS encoding aldose epimerase family protein, with the protein MLQSRHSLCGLGLSLMIATLSAQAAGLSSEHKAFGKTNDGTPVEQYILRNSHGMQATVITYGATLQALQVPDKHGKLDDIVLGFDDVQGYQKGTAYFGATIGRFGNRLADGAFELDGKRYQVPQNDKTNALHGGTQGFDKKVWKAQETKDKDSVGVTLTYLSADGEMGFPGNLTTEVTYRLTDNNELRIDYKASTDKPTVLNLTNHSYFNLAGAGNGDILKQVATLHASHYTPVTAKLIPTGELAPVAGTPMDFTRPTAIGQHIKADHPQLKFAEPQHGGFDFNWALDTKGDVSKLAAEVSDPQSGRHLQLFTNEPGVQFYTSNFLDGTVKGKGGKIYPHWGAFTLETQHYPDSPNQPNFPSTRLDPGQSYTQSVVLKFSAK; encoded by the coding sequence ATGCTTCAATCCCGACACTCACTCTGCGGCCTCGGACTGTCCCTGATGATCGCCACCCTCTCCGCCCAGGCCGCCGGCCTGTCCAGCGAACACAAAGCCTTCGGCAAAACCAATGACGGCACCCCCGTCGAGCAATACATCCTGCGCAACAGCCACGGCATGCAGGCCACGGTCATCACCTACGGCGCGACCTTGCAGGCGCTGCAGGTGCCGGACAAGCACGGCAAGCTCGACGACATCGTCCTCGGCTTCGACGATGTGCAGGGTTACCAGAAAGGCACTGCGTACTTCGGCGCGACCATCGGCCGCTTCGGCAATCGCCTGGCCGACGGCGCATTCGAACTCGACGGCAAACGCTATCAAGTACCGCAGAACGACAAGACCAATGCCTTGCACGGCGGCACTCAGGGTTTCGACAAAAAGGTCTGGAAGGCACAGGAAACCAAAGACAAGGATTCGGTCGGCGTGACCCTGACCTACCTGTCGGCGGATGGCGAAATGGGTTTCCCCGGCAACCTCACCACCGAAGTGACTTACCGCCTCACCGACAACAACGAACTGCGCATCGACTACAAGGCCAGCACCGACAAACCGACGGTGCTCAACCTGACCAACCACAGCTACTTCAACCTCGCCGGCGCCGGCAATGGCGACATCCTCAAGCAGGTCGCCACCCTGCACGCCAGCCACTACACGCCGGTCACCGCCAAACTGATCCCGACCGGCGAACTGGCCCCCGTGGCCGGCACACCGATGGACTTCACCCGACCCACCGCCATCGGCCAGCACATCAAGGCGGACCATCCGCAATTGAAATTCGCCGAACCGCAACACGGCGGCTTCGATTTCAACTGGGCGCTGGACACCAAGGGTGACGTCAGCAAACTCGCCGCCGAAGTCAGCGACCCGCAATCCGGTCGCCACCTGCAACTGTTCACCAACGAACCCGGCGTGCAGTTCTACACCAGCAACTTCCTCGACGGCACGGTCAAGGGCAAGGGTGGCAAGATCTATCCGCACTGGGGCGCGTTCACCCTGGAGACCCAGCACTATCCGGACTCGCCGAACCAGCCGAACTTCCCGAGCACCCGGCTGGATCCGGGACAGAGCTACACTCAGAGCGTGGTGTTGAAGTTTTCCGCGAAGTAG
- a CDS encoding CBS domain-containing protein — MKTVAQLLKLKDQKNQEVHQIKPDHMVLEALMKMAEKNVGALLVVEDERVVGIISERDYARKLVLHGRSSVGTPVRDIMVANVITVDTHQTVDTCLSIMSDKRLRHLPVVENGKLLGLLSIGDLVKEAIAEQAELIKQLEQYIRGE; from the coding sequence ATGAAAACCGTCGCCCAGCTGCTCAAGCTCAAAGATCAGAAAAATCAGGAAGTGCACCAGATCAAGCCCGATCACATGGTGCTCGAAGCGCTGATGAAGATGGCCGAGAAAAACGTCGGCGCCTTGCTCGTGGTGGAAGACGAAAGAGTGGTGGGCATCATCAGCGAGCGCGATTACGCGCGCAAACTGGTGCTGCACGGGCGCTCATCGGTGGGCACGCCGGTGCGCGACATCATGGTGGCGAACGTGATCACGGTGGACACCCACCAGACCGTCGACACCTGCCTGAGCATCATGTCCGACAAACGCCTGCGTCACTTGCCGGTGGTGGAGAACGGCAAACTGCTGGGCCTGCTGTCAATCGGCGACCTGGTCAAGGAAGCGATTGCCGAACAGGCCGAGCTGATCAAACAGCTGGAGCAGTACATTCGCGGGGAATGA
- a CDS encoding autotransporter outer membrane beta-barrel domain-containing protein, translated as MLALNVRFSRVSLSGALLVLSAAPMVVQAASCDGLPCLTSPQSNLLVDNGSTVLAGTGATLTDSIVSLGTLQLLDESVASGTTIKDSGWLEARDSAKLTDTLMENGTLVLIGSATALTTRVNDGFFEVTQNAAVSDTRLDGGQMYVYGDALAKNTRVANSLMTVYQNGHAQQTTVNAGGELAVNDTASVDDTRINQGGTMTSVAGTTVSNTTVNQGGLMVLGAAATASDTTLNDGALLRLKGDAALNGANRLDGRVEFADPAISGAFHTLTINGPLTGSGTFAMNTDLASLRGDLLKVQGPISDLHRLVVADSGNAPSGAQQALKMVEGNGGSGDFQLFGGTVDAGAYRYSLQKQGNDWYLGKPAISTPDESIQEPQVPPVDGQPETVVQPGVIQPPATPQPQPQPQPQSQILSKGANAAVANQAATAALLDAQNGSTRQHFSDLRSGKDQGGFWARGYGAEQKLDTRTSRAFQQQANGMEIGADTALPTASGTLYVGALFGQGQGRQDFGERSKGTIDSTTLGAYASYQDQSGLYVDGALKYSRLNNEIKITSNLGEPVKAHYDNHAVSAEAQIGKVIDLGRDWFVEPQVGVQVTRISGGRYTASNGLDVQQDALTSVQSRVGAQFGRELQLDKGLRIKPYVKAAWVTEHAGDSEVKVNGARLDSRLPGSRAELGGGLMLTAAQNHHVYVEGQYAKGRDIEQPWAVNVGYRYNW; from the coding sequence ATGCTTGCGTTGAATGTACGGTTTTCTCGGGTTTCACTTTCGGGTGCCCTGCTGGTGCTCAGCGCCGCGCCCATGGTGGTACAGGCCGCCAGTTGCGACGGTTTGCCTTGCCTGACCTCGCCACAAAGCAACCTGTTGGTCGATAACGGCTCGACTGTCCTGGCCGGCACCGGCGCAACACTGACCGACAGCATCGTGAGCCTTGGCACCCTTCAGTTGCTTGATGAGAGCGTGGCCAGCGGCACCACGATCAAGGACAGCGGATGGCTGGAAGCCCGTGACAGCGCGAAGCTTACCGACACCCTGATGGAAAACGGCACACTGGTATTGATCGGTTCTGCCACGGCGCTGACAACGAGGGTCAACGACGGCTTTTTTGAAGTGACGCAAAACGCCGCAGTCAGCGACACCCGGCTCGACGGTGGCCAGATGTATGTCTACGGCGATGCGCTGGCCAAAAATACCCGCGTCGCCAACAGCCTGATGACCGTCTACCAGAATGGTCATGCGCAACAGACCACGGTCAATGCCGGCGGCGAACTGGCGGTCAACGACACCGCGTCGGTAGACGATACGCGGATCAATCAGGGCGGCACGATGACCAGTGTGGCCGGCACAACGGTCTCCAATACCACGGTCAATCAGGGCGGCTTGATGGTGCTGGGCGCCGCAGCCACCGCCAGCGACACCACGCTGAACGACGGTGCCCTGCTGCGCCTCAAGGGTGACGCCGCATTGAACGGAGCCAACCGCCTCGATGGCCGGGTCGAGTTTGCCGACCCCGCCATCAGCGGCGCATTCCACACTCTGACCATCAACGGCCCGCTGACCGGCAGCGGAACATTTGCGATGAACACCGATCTGGCGTCGTTGCGCGGTGATCTGCTCAAGGTGCAAGGCCCGATCAGCGATCTGCACAGGTTGGTGGTGGCGGATTCCGGCAATGCACCGAGTGGCGCACAGCAGGCTCTGAAAATGGTCGAGGGCAATGGCGGCAGTGGTGATTTCCAGCTGTTCGGCGGCACGGTCGATGCCGGGGCCTACCGCTACTCGCTGCAGAAACAGGGGAATGACTGGTATCTGGGCAAACCGGCGATCAGCACTCCGGATGAAAGTATCCAGGAGCCGCAGGTTCCACCGGTCGATGGCCAACCGGAAACCGTGGTGCAACCGGGAGTGATTCAACCGCCAGCGACACCGCAGCCTCAGCCTCAGCCTCAGCCGCAATCACAGATTCTGAGTAAAGGTGCGAACGCCGCCGTCGCCAACCAGGCCGCTACTGCCGCATTGCTTGATGCGCAAAACGGCAGCACCCGACAGCACTTTTCCGATTTGCGTTCGGGCAAGGATCAGGGCGGCTTCTGGGCCCGGGGTTACGGTGCCGAACAAAAACTCGACACCCGCACCAGCCGTGCTTTTCAGCAACAGGCCAACGGCATGGAAATCGGTGCCGACACCGCGCTGCCGACGGCCAGTGGAACGCTGTATGTCGGCGCCCTGTTCGGTCAGGGTCAGGGCCGCCAGGATTTCGGTGAGCGCAGTAAAGGCACGATCGACAGCACCACGCTGGGCGCCTACGCCAGCTATCAGGATCAGAGCGGCTTGTATGTCGACGGTGCCCTCAAATATTCACGGCTGAACAACGAGATCAAGATCACCAGCAACCTCGGCGAACCGGTCAAGGCTCATTACGACAACCATGCCGTCAGTGCCGAGGCGCAGATCGGCAAGGTCATCGATCTGGGCCGGGACTGGTTCGTCGAACCTCAGGTCGGCGTGCAGGTCACGCGCATCAGCGGCGGACGTTACACCGCCAGCAATGGGCTGGATGTACAGCAGGATGCGCTGACCTCGGTGCAGAGTCGGGTCGGTGCGCAGTTCGGCCGCGAGCTGCAACTGGACAAGGGCCTGCGGATCAAACCGTACGTCAAGGCTGCGTGGGTCACCGAACATGCTGGCGACAGCGAAGTGAAGGTCAACGGCGCACGCCTGGACAGTCGCCTGCCCGGATCACGAGCGGAACTGGGTGGCGGGTTGATGCTGACCGCAGCACAAAATCACCATGTGTATGTCGAGGGGCAATATGCCAAAGGCCGTGATATCGAACAGCCCTGGGCGGTGAATGTCGGGTATCGCTACAACTGGTAA
- a CDS encoding DNA polymerase II, producing the protein MDLQQGFVLTRHWRDTPAGTEVEFWLATDAGPRRVRLPHQPSVAFIPAVQREQAERVLADEKNVELRPLALQDFEHRPVLGLYCQQHGQLMRLETALNRHSVDVFEADVRPPERYLMERFITAPVWFSGTPDADGVLLDAHLKPAPDYRPQLRLVSLDIETTEQGELYSIALEGCGERQVYMLGAPNGDDSIVDFDLEYCESRTLILKKLNDWFARHDPDAIIGWNLVQFDLRILHEHARRLGVPLKLGRGGEEMQWREHGSRTHYFAAAAGRLIIDGIESLRSATWSFPSFSLENVAQTLLGEGKSIDNPYQRMDEINRMFAEDKPALAKYNLKDCELVTRIFAKTELLKFLLERASVTGLPADRSGGSVAAFTHLYMPLMHRQGFVAPNLGTNPPQASPGGFVMDSQPGLYESVLVLDYKSLYPSIIRTFLIDPVGLIEGLQHPDDADSVPGFRGARFSRTRHCLPSIVARVAEGRETAKREHNAPLSQALKIIMNAFYGVLGSSGCRFFDTRLASSITLRGHEIMLRTRQLIEAQGHAVIYGDTDSTFVWLRRPHGQEEAAQIGRALVAHVNDWWREHVREQYGLESALELQFETHYKRFLMPTIRGAEEGSKKRYAGLVTRADGSEEMVYKGLETVRTDWSLLARQFQQELYERIFQRKPYQDYVREYVRKTLAGEFDERLVYRKRLRRTLDDYERNVPPHVRAARLADDYNAQHGRPRQYQNGGWISYVITLAGPEPLEVRRVAIDYDHYITRQLQPVADAILPFVDDDFSTLIGGQLGLF; encoded by the coding sequence GTGGATTTACAGCAGGGCTTCGTCCTGACCCGGCATTGGCGCGATACCCCGGCCGGCACCGAAGTCGAGTTCTGGCTGGCGACCGACGCCGGGCCGCGCCGCGTACGCCTGCCGCATCAGCCGTCTGTGGCGTTCATTCCGGCTGTGCAGCGCGAGCAGGCCGAGCGGGTGCTGGCGGACGAAAAGAACGTCGAACTGCGCCCCCTGGCCCTGCAGGATTTCGAGCATCGCCCGGTGCTCGGTCTGTATTGCCAGCAGCACGGTCAGTTGATGCGTCTGGAAACCGCGCTTAACCGCCACAGTGTCGATGTCTTCGAAGCCGATGTGCGACCGCCCGAGCGCTACCTGATGGAGCGTTTCATCACCGCGCCGGTATGGTTCAGTGGCACGCCCGATGCCGACGGTGTGCTGCTCGACGCTCATCTCAAGCCTGCACCCGACTATCGTCCGCAACTGCGACTGGTCTCGCTGGACATCGAAACCACCGAGCAGGGCGAGTTGTACTCCATCGCCCTCGAAGGCTGCGGCGAGCGCCAGGTGTATATGCTCGGTGCGCCGAACGGCGATGACAGCATCGTCGACTTCGATCTTGAGTACTGCGAATCGCGCACCCTGATCCTGAAGAAACTCAACGACTGGTTTGCCCGCCACGACCCCGACGCGATCATCGGCTGGAACCTCGTGCAGTTCGACCTGCGCATCCTCCATGAACACGCCCGGCGCCTCGGCGTACCGCTCAAGCTCGGGCGCGGCGGCGAGGAAATGCAGTGGCGCGAACACGGCAGCCGCACTCATTACTTCGCGGCAGCGGCAGGAAGGCTGATCATCGATGGCATCGAATCCCTGCGTTCGGCGACCTGGAGTTTCCCGTCGTTCAGCCTGGAGAACGTCGCCCAGACGTTGCTCGGCGAGGGCAAGTCCATCGACAACCCGTACCAGCGCATGGACGAGATCAACCGCATGTTCGCCGAGGACAAACCGGCGCTGGCCAAGTACAACCTCAAGGACTGCGAACTGGTCACGCGAATCTTCGCCAAGACCGAGCTGCTGAAATTCTTGCTGGAGCGCGCCAGCGTCACCGGCCTGCCGGCGGATCGCAGCGGCGGGTCGGTGGCGGCGTTTACCCATTTGTACATGCCGTTGATGCACCGTCAGGGTTTCGTGGCGCCGAACCTTGGTACCAATCCTCCGCAGGCCAGTCCCGGCGGGTTTGTCATGGACTCGCAGCCGGGGCTGTACGAATCGGTGCTGGTGCTCGACTACAAGAGCCTTTATCCGTCGATCATCCGCACCTTCCTGATCGACCCGGTGGGGTTGATCGAAGGTTTGCAGCATCCGGATGACGCCGATTCGGTGCCGGGCTTTCGCGGCGCTCGCTTCTCTCGCACCCGGCATTGCCTGCCGTCCATCGTCGCCCGGGTCGCCGAGGGTCGCGAGACTGCCAAACGCGAACACAACGCGCCGCTGTCCCAGGCGCTGAAGATCATCATGAACGCCTTTTACGGCGTGCTCGGTTCCAGCGGTTGCCGGTTTTTCGATACGCGGCTGGCGTCGTCGATCACCCTGCGCGGTCACGAAATCATGCTGCGTACCCGGCAGTTGATCGAGGCTCAGGGCCACGCGGTGATCTATGGCGATACCGATTCGACCTTCGTCTGGCTGCGTCGCCCCCACGGTCAGGAGGAGGCAGCGCAAATCGGTCGGGCATTGGTTGCGCACGTCAACGACTGGTGGCGCGAGCATGTGCGCGAGCAGTACGGGCTGGAAAGCGCCCTCGAATTGCAGTTCGAAACCCACTACAAACGTTTTTTGATGCCGACCATTCGCGGCGCCGAGGAGGGCAGCAAAAAACGCTACGCTGGTCTGGTGACCCGCGCCGACGGCAGCGAGGAAATGGTCTACAAAGGCCTGGAAACCGTGCGCACCGACTGGTCGCTGCTGGCCCGGCAATTTCAGCAGGAGTTGTACGAGCGGATCTTCCAGCGCAAGCCGTATCAGGACTATGTGCGTGAGTACGTGCGCAAGACCCTGGCCGGCGAGTTCGACGAGCGACTGGTCTACCGCAAGCGCCTGCGCCGCACCCTCGACGACTACGAACGCAACGTGCCGCCCCACGTGCGTGCGGCGCGACTGGCTGACGATTACAACGCGCAGCACGGTCGCCCCCGGCAATACCAGAACGGCGGCTGGATCAGCTACGTGATCACCCTGGCCGGCCCCGAGCCGCTGGAAGTGCGCCGCGTGGCCATCGACTACGACCACTACATCACCCGCCAGCTGCAACCGGTGGCGGATGCGATCCTGCCGTTTGTCGACGACGATTTCTCAACCCTGATCGGGGGGCAACTGGGCCTGTTTTGA